In a genomic window of Streptomyces pristinaespiralis:
- a CDS encoding 2Fe-2S iron-sulfur cluster-binding protein, with translation MFHPLRVSEVERLTDDSVAVTFDVPPELRETFRHTPGQHIALRRLVDGVEIRRTYSICSPAAPAEAVPVLRVGIRLVDGGEFSTYALKELSVGDIVDVMPPAGRFLFPPRPGHFAAVVGGSGITPVLSMAATLLATEPEARFCLIRSDRTAASTMFLEEVADLKDRFPDRFQLVTVLSREEQQAGLPSGRLDQQRLTGLLPALLPVTEVDGWFLCGPFGLVVAADRALRGLGVDRGRIHQEIFHVDDGSAPTPATVAAPAHASLTATLDGRSGSWPVQEGESLLETVLRSRADAPYACKGGVCGTCRAFLVSGEVRMDRNFALEPEETEAGYVLACQSHPATAEVELDFDR, from the coding sequence ATGTTCCATCCGCTCCGGGTCAGCGAGGTCGAACGGCTCACGGACGACTCGGTGGCTGTCACCTTCGACGTGCCGCCCGAGCTGCGCGAGACCTTCCGGCACACCCCCGGGCAGCACATCGCGCTGCGCCGTCTCGTGGACGGTGTGGAGATCCGCCGCACGTACTCGATCTGCTCCCCTGCCGCTCCGGCCGAGGCCGTCCCCGTACTCCGGGTCGGGATCCGGTTGGTCGACGGCGGCGAGTTCTCGACGTATGCCCTCAAGGAACTGTCCGTCGGCGACATCGTCGACGTCATGCCGCCGGCCGGCAGGTTCCTCTTCCCGCCACGTCCCGGCCACTTCGCGGCCGTGGTGGGCGGCAGCGGCATCACACCGGTGCTGTCGATGGCCGCCACACTGCTGGCGACCGAGCCCGAGGCCCGCTTCTGCCTCATCCGCAGCGACCGCACCGCGGCCTCCACGATGTTCCTCGAAGAAGTCGCGGACCTGAAGGACCGCTTCCCGGACCGCTTCCAACTGGTCACCGTGCTTTCCCGCGAGGAGCAGCAGGCGGGTCTGCCGTCGGGCAGGCTCGACCAGCAGCGGCTGACCGGTCTCCTCCCCGCGCTGCTTCCGGTCACGGAAGTGGACGGGTGGTTCCTCTGCGGACCGTTCGGGCTGGTCGTCGCCGCTGACCGCGCGCTGCGCGGGCTCGGAGTGGACCGTGGCCGCATCCACCAGGAGATCTTCCACGTCGACGACGGCTCGGCACCGACTCCCGCAACGGTGGCCGCGCCTGCACACGCCTCCCTCACCGCGACCCTCGACGGCCGTTCGGGGAGCTGGCCGGTGCAGGAAGGGGAGTCCCTTCTGGAGACGGTGCTCCGCAGCAGGGCGGACGCCCCGTACGCCTGCAAGGGCGGCGTGTGCGGTACGTGCCGGGCGTTCCTGGTGTCGGGCGAGGTCCGGATGGACCGCAACTTCGCCCTGGAGCCGGAGGAGACGGAAGCGGGCTATGTCCTGGCCTGCCAGTCCCATCCCGCCACGGCAGAGGTGGAGTTGGATTTCGACCGCTGA
- a CDS encoding acyl-CoA dehydrogenase family protein, whose translation MDFTFTEEHLAAAEAAKAVFSAVAPDAVPSPAMTAGAVAEDFDRELWVRLADSGLLGLMLSAEHDGAGLDPIALCLVLRESAKVLARVPLLETSAVAMTVERYGSAELCAELLPRVGSGGLVLTAGASGRTGHDAAELAVTAHRETGSADGWILDGAQTAAPWAQCADLVAVPAHTSGGRTVLALVPRLQDGLTLAEQISTSGERLAEVRLDGVRIDDRLLIADAQAWEFLRDLLATGTCALALGLGEQVLAMTGEYTGRREQFGFPVATFQAVAVQAADRYIDLRAMEATLWQAAWRIGTGSGGALPPAGDIAVAKIWASEGVRRVVQTAQHLHGGFGADVDYPLHRYHAWAKQLELSLGPAAAHEEALGDLLAAHPLD comes from the coding sequence GTGGACTTCACCTTCACCGAGGAACACCTGGCAGCCGCAGAGGCGGCGAAGGCCGTCTTCTCGGCAGTGGCGCCCGACGCGGTACCGAGCCCCGCGATGACCGCCGGCGCGGTCGCCGAGGACTTCGACCGTGAGTTGTGGGTCCGGCTTGCCGATTCCGGCCTGCTCGGGCTGATGCTGTCGGCGGAGCACGACGGCGCCGGCCTCGACCCCATCGCGCTCTGCCTGGTACTGCGCGAGTCCGCCAAGGTACTGGCACGCGTGCCGCTGCTGGAGACGAGCGCCGTCGCCATGACGGTGGAGCGTTACGGAAGTGCGGAGCTCTGTGCGGAGCTGCTCCCCCGCGTCGGTAGCGGCGGCCTGGTACTCACGGCCGGAGCCAGCGGCCGCACGGGCCACGACGCCGCCGAGCTCGCCGTCACCGCACACCGTGAGACCGGCTCGGCCGATGGCTGGATCCTCGACGGGGCGCAGACCGCGGCGCCCTGGGCACAGTGCGCGGACCTCGTCGCCGTCCCCGCCCACACAAGCGGCGGCAGGACGGTTCTCGCCCTGGTACCCCGACTCCAGGACGGCCTCACCCTGGCCGAGCAGATCTCCACCAGCGGCGAGCGCCTGGCAGAGGTCCGCCTCGACGGTGTGCGGATCGACGACCGCCTTCTGATCGCTGACGCGCAGGCGTGGGAGTTTCTTCGTGACCTTCTCGCCACGGGCACCTGCGCCCTGGCGCTCGGCCTCGGCGAACAGGTGCTGGCCATGACCGGCGAATACACCGGCAGGCGTGAGCAGTTCGGCTTCCCGGTGGCCACGTTCCAGGCCGTGGCCGTCCAGGCCGCCGACCGGTACATCGATCTGCGGGCCATGGAAGCCACCCTGTGGCAGGCCGCCTGGCGGATCGGCACCGGCTCCGGTGGAGCCCTGCCGCCCGCCGGCGACATCGCGGTGGCCAAGATCTGGGCGTCGGAAGGGGTGAGGCGCGTGGTGCAGACCGCTCAGCATCTCCACGGCGGGTTCGGAGCGGACGTCGACTATCCGCTCCACCGCTATCACGCCTGGGCGAAGCAGCTCGAGCTCTCACTCGGTCCGGCCGCCGCTCACGAGGAGGCGCTGGGCGATCTCCTCGCCGCCCATCCGCTCGACTGA
- a CDS encoding rhodanese-like domain-containing protein, which yields MNFAPLPSVEATAVPDDALVLDVREADEWAAGHVEGALHVPMSDFVARFGQVTEALADGRRAFVMCRVGGRSAQVTQYLVQQGLDAVNVDGGMLAWDGAGRPMVTENGSPAFVL from the coding sequence ATGAACTTCGCCCCGTTGCCCTCCGTGGAAGCCACGGCGGTACCGGACGACGCCCTGGTGCTGGACGTCCGGGAGGCCGACGAGTGGGCTGCCGGGCATGTCGAAGGCGCGCTGCACGTGCCGATGAGCGACTTCGTGGCCCGGTTCGGCCAGGTGACCGAGGCGCTGGCCGACGGGCGCCGCGCCTTTGTGATGTGCCGGGTCGGTGGTCGCTCCGCGCAGGTCACCCAGTACCTGGTGCAGCAGGGTCTGGACGCGGTGAATGTCGACGGGGGCATGCTCGCGTGGGACGGGGCGGGACGCCCCATGGTCACCGAGAACGGCAGCCCCGCCTTCGTGCTCTGA